In bacterium YEK0313, one genomic interval encodes:
- the rpsL gene encoding 30S ribosomal protein S12, producing MPTVNQLIRKPRQPRTYREKSRHMEGCPQKRGVCTRVYTTTPKKPNSALRKVAKVRLTNGFEVIGYIPGEGHNLQEHSVVMIRGGRVKDLPGVRYHILRGVLDTQGVKNRKQRRSKYGAKRPK from the coding sequence ATCCGCAAGCCGCGTCAGCCGCGCACCTATCGCGAAAAGTCCCGCCACATGGAGGGCTGCCCGCAGAAGCGTGGTGTTTGCACGCGCGTCTATACGACGACCCCGAAGAAGCCGAACTCGGCGCTCCGCAAGGTGGCAAAGGTTCGTCTTACCAATGGCTTCGAGGTCATCGGTTATATTCCGGGTGAGGGTCACAACCTGCAGGAGCACTCGGTGGTCATGATCCGCGGCGGTCGCGTCAAGGACCTTCCGGGCGTGCGCTACCACATCCTGCGCGGCGTGCTCGATACGCAGGGCGTGAAGAACCGCAAGCAGCGCCGTTCGAAGTACGGCGCCAAGCGTCCGAAGTGA